The proteins below come from a single Chitinophaga pinensis DSM 2588 genomic window:
- a CDS encoding VanZ family protein, with protein sequence MSIRLKKSTVIILLVVYMLAVIYVVFLDPTRVAGERYAEPRWMPLKSTYDFIIEAGKSVRYIRYWAFFALNLIGNVIMFMPLGFLLEALSAGAANKIRVITIAFFFSLSIELLQLVLMIGVYDADDIVLNTLGAWLGLCLYRKMVKKNVVLVHNNS encoded by the coding sequence ATGTCAATAAGATTAAAGAAGAGCACTGTTATCATCCTGTTAGTCGTGTATATGCTGGCGGTGATATACGTTGTGTTCCTCGATCCAACGAGAGTAGCGGGCGAGCGGTATGCGGAGCCAAGATGGATGCCACTGAAGAGTACCTATGATTTTATTATAGAAGCCGGTAAGTCAGTCCGGTATATCCGTTACTGGGCGTTTTTTGCGCTGAACCTTATCGGGAACGTTATCATGTTTATGCCACTGGGTTTTCTGCTGGAAGCATTATCAGCAGGAGCTGCCAACAAAATAAGAGTAATCACGATCGCATTCTTTTTCAGTCTGAGTATTGAATTACTGCAACTGGTGCTGATGATCGGTGTGTATGACGCCGATGACATTGTACTGAACACATTGGGCGCCTGGCTCGGCTTGTGTCTATATCGCAAAATGGTAAAGAAGAATGTGGTCCTTGTTCATAATAATTCCTGA
- a CDS encoding WcaF family extracellular polysaccharide biosynthesis acetyltransferase, translated as MNNFYLSQVRLKDFDASEGLNRGAGKFKEACWYIVKMFFFLTAFPIPSGIKARMLRLFGAKVGNGVVIKPRVNIHFPWKLEIGDDVWLGEEAYLLNFEQMVIGNNVCISQRAFLCGGNHNYRHPAMPYRNAPIVLMDGCWVGACVFIGPGVTVGTDTVITAGSVVTASVSQNGIFKGNPLAFVSERWK; from the coding sequence ATGAATAATTTTTATCTGTCACAGGTCCGCCTGAAGGACTTTGACGCATCTGAAGGTCTGAACCGCGGAGCAGGCAAGTTCAAAGAAGCCTGCTGGTATATTGTGAAGATGTTTTTCTTCCTCACTGCTTTTCCTATTCCATCTGGTATCAAGGCCAGAATGCTGCGCCTGTTTGGTGCGAAAGTAGGGAACGGTGTGGTGATTAAACCGAGAGTAAATATTCATTTTCCATGGAAACTGGAGATCGGCGATGATGTATGGTTGGGAGAAGAAGCCTACCTGCTGAATTTTGAGCAGATGGTCATTGGTAACAACGTATGTATATCACAACGTGCATTTCTGTGTGGAGGTAATCATAACTACCGTCATCCGGCGATGCCTTACCGTAACGCGCCGATCGTGCTGATGGATGGCTGCTGGGTAGGCGCCTGTGTATTTATCGGCCCTGGTGTAACAGTAGGAACAGACACGGTGATCACAGCAGGATCTGTTGTAACAGCCTCTGTATCGCAGAATGGTATCTTCAAAGGCAATCCGTTGGCCTTTGTTTCAGAAAGATGGAAATAA
- a CDS encoding WcaI family glycosyltransferase, translating to MSKRLLLIGGNFSPEPTGIGKYNGEMIKWLAAGGYDCTVITSYPYYPEWKVQPPYDKHKNWYKKEVIESNGQGGKITVYRCPQYVPAKPTGKTRIMLDFSFAVSAFFKVLQLLPRKKFDVVISVVPPFHLGLLAVLYKKFRGAKFLYHIQDMQIEAARDLNMIKSPKVIKALFGLERYIFKNADMVSSISDGMMRKIQEKAGKDIFFFPNWVDVSLFHPIEDRIKLKTAYGFDVNDKIVLYSGAIGEKQGLESILKTADTLRADTQLKFLICGSGPYKEKLKADAEALGLSNVIFFPLQPFEKFNEFLNMADVHLVIQKGNASDLVMPSKLTTILAVGGLALITANDGTSLHDLVKKHNMGILVKAEDQQALTDGIVRAMGDNAAELARNGRLYAENHLSVGKIMSRFEEAVVIN from the coding sequence ATGTCCAAGCGATTATTACTGATAGGAGGTAATTTCTCACCGGAACCAACCGGAATAGGCAAGTATAATGGTGAAATGATCAAATGGCTGGCAGCCGGAGGATATGATTGCACCGTCATTACAAGTTATCCGTATTATCCGGAGTGGAAGGTGCAGCCTCCATACGACAAGCACAAAAACTGGTATAAGAAGGAAGTAATTGAGAGTAATGGACAGGGAGGTAAGATCACTGTATACCGTTGTCCGCAATATGTGCCTGCCAAGCCTACCGGCAAGACGCGCATCATGCTGGATTTTTCCTTTGCAGTATCTGCCTTTTTCAAGGTGCTGCAATTATTGCCCCGTAAGAAGTTTGATGTGGTGATCAGTGTGGTACCGCCTTTCCATTTAGGATTACTGGCTGTATTGTACAAGAAGTTCAGAGGTGCAAAGTTCCTCTATCACATACAGGATATGCAGATAGAAGCGGCGCGTGATCTGAATATGATCAAGTCTCCAAAAGTGATCAAAGCCCTTTTCGGACTGGAGCGTTACATCTTTAAGAATGCTGATATGGTCAGCAGTATTTCTGATGGTATGATGCGCAAGATCCAGGAAAAGGCCGGCAAGGATATATTCTTTTTCCCCAACTGGGTAGATGTAAGTCTGTTCCATCCTATTGAAGACCGTATCAAACTTAAAACAGCATATGGATTTGATGTAAATGACAAGATCGTACTTTACTCAGGTGCGATAGGTGAGAAGCAGGGACTTGAATCTATTCTGAAAACAGCGGATACATTGAGAGCGGATACACAGCTGAAGTTCCTGATCTGCGGATCTGGTCCATATAAAGAGAAGCTGAAAGCAGATGCGGAGGCATTGGGATTGTCGAATGTTATTTTCTTTCCGCTGCAGCCTTTTGAGAAATTTAATGAGTTCCTGAATATGGCAGATGTGCACCTGGTAATACAGAAAGGAAATGCCAGCGACCTGGTGATGCCTTCCAAACTGACCACTATCCTGGCAGTTGGCGGACTTGCACTCATTACAGCGAACGATGGTACCAGTCTGCATGACCTGGTGAAGAAGCACAATATGGGCATACTGGTGAAGGCAGAAGACCAGCAGGCGCTGACTGACGGTATCGTCAGGGCGATGGGCGATAATGCCGCAGAACTGGCCAGGAATGGACGCTTATATGCAGAAAATCATCTGTCTGTAGGTAAGATCATGTCACGATTTGAAGAAGCCGTAGTTATTAATTAA
- a CDS encoding undecaprenyl-phosphate glucose phosphotransferase yields MLDRYLKICSIQILVLDFICLNAFFFFTLSGMQQYGIPVSVNKDTFLLATNFSWIVALYTTGLYFMSTHMSVERITKKLLQSIMLYLLLMLVFVFLTKEAFNRIFILSYCTLFVILVLFDRIFFYMLTNYIIHRKEIERRVVIVGYNDLSKQLVDNLTGRKSNLRFEGYFEDYHNVHELSLHPVIGNLRDCIPYAQSNGIKEIYSTLSPEQFPYLYTLAHEAERHFIRFRFVPDFRMFVNRQIYVDYLDNIPIISLRAEPLDDIANRLRKRIFDLVFSGAVMLFILSWLIPLLALLVKLESRGPVFFIQHRTGRNNQTFRCLKFRSMYVNNEANSKQATRNDRRFTRVGRILRKTNLDEMPQFLNVFLGDMSIVGPRPHMLKHTEEYSAIIQKYMIRHFLKPGITGWAQVNGYRGEVTDELHLRKRIEHDIWYMENWSVWLDIRIIFLTVFNTVKGDKNAF; encoded by the coding sequence ATGTTAGACCGTTATCTCAAAATATGTAGCATCCAGATACTCGTGCTGGACTTCATATGCCTCAATGCCTTCTTTTTCTTCACGCTTTCCGGGATGCAGCAATATGGTATACCCGTAAGCGTTAATAAAGACACATTCCTGCTCGCTACGAACTTTTCCTGGATCGTGGCGCTGTATACTACCGGTCTTTATTTTATGAGTACACATATGTCTGTGGAGCGGATTACCAAGAAGCTGCTGCAGAGTATCATGTTATACCTCCTGCTGATGCTGGTGTTTGTATTCCTTACAAAAGAAGCATTCAACAGAATCTTTATTTTGTCTTACTGTACGCTGTTTGTTATTCTCGTATTATTTGACAGGATATTTTTCTATATGTTGACGAACTACATCATTCACCGCAAGGAGATTGAGCGCAGAGTAGTAATTGTCGGATATAACGACCTGTCTAAACAGCTGGTGGACAACCTGACCGGACGCAAGAGCAATCTGCGTTTTGAAGGGTATTTCGAAGACTATCACAATGTACATGAGTTATCCCTACATCCGGTGATCGGTAACCTGCGGGATTGTATTCCGTATGCACAGTCAAACGGGATCAAGGAGATTTATTCAACATTATCACCAGAGCAGTTCCCGTATCTGTATACACTGGCGCATGAAGCAGAGCGGCATTTTATCCGTTTTCGTTTTGTGCCTGACTTCAGGATGTTTGTGAACAGGCAGATTTATGTGGATTACCTGGATAATATTCCTATCATCTCTCTGAGAGCAGAACCACTGGATGATATTGCCAATCGCTTGAGGAAACGTATTTTTGATCTCGTGTTCAGTGGCGCAGTGATGTTATTTATCCTGAGCTGGCTCATTCCGCTGCTGGCCCTGTTAGTAAAACTTGAATCGAGAGGACCTGTATTCTTTATACAGCATCGTACCGGTCGTAACAACCAGACATTCCGTTGTTTGAAATTCAGGAGTATGTATGTGAACAATGAAGCAAACTCCAAGCAGGCAACGAGAAACGACCGTCGTTTTACGAGAGTGGGTCGTATACTGCGTAAGACGAACCTGGATGAAATGCCTCAGTTCCTGAATGTATTTCTGGGTGATATGTCTATCGTAGGACCACGTCCGCATATGTTGAAGCATACAGAAGAGTATTCTGCTATTATCCAGAAATACATGATCCGTCACTTCCTGAAACCTGGTATTACAGGATGGGCACAGGTGAATGGTTATCGTGGAGAGGTGACAGATGAATTACATCTGCGCAAACGTATCGAACATGATATCTGGTATATGGAAAACTGGTCTGTATGGCTGGACATTCGTATCATATTCTTAACCGTATTCAACACTGTAAAAGGAGATAAGAACGCATTTTAA
- a CDS encoding malate:quinone oxidoreductase, which produces MSPKSAPDIVLIGAGIMSATLGVLLKELQPELTIEIFERLDIIAGESSDAWNNAGTGHSAFCELNYTPEKSNGDIEIGKAIKIAESFEVSKEFWSFLVQNGCIKSPETFIQSIPHMSFVWGEKNVEYLKKRQQSLESNNLFKGMQYTEDKEVLKQWIPLVMEGRDPADKVAATRMDAGTDINFGALTRALIAYLQQQNGVTLSLKHEVRDLEQEKDGRWYLKVKNLETGKKRKLHTRFVFIGAGGGSLPLLEKSDIPEGKGFGGFPVSGQWLVCTNQEVVEKHAAKVYGKASVGAPPMSVPHLDTRMIDGKKALLFGPYAGFSTKFLKNGSWLDLPRSIKFNNIRPMLAAGMDNLPLTKYLIDQVRQSPEERLEALQAFLPEAKLEDWELEVAGQRVQVIKKDPEHGGILEFGTEVVSAADGSIAALLGASPGASTAVSIMLELLQRCFPKYLATKEWKDKLTEMIPSYGQKLAENPTLLEQVRDWSNAVLQLKK; this is translated from the coding sequence ATGTCTCCTAAATCGGCGCCTGACATCGTCCTTATCGGTGCAGGTATAATGAGTGCAACGCTAGGCGTACTGTTGAAAGAATTACAACCAGAACTGACCATTGAGATATTCGAAAGATTGGATATCATAGCAGGAGAAAGTTCGGATGCATGGAATAACGCAGGGACAGGCCATTCCGCCTTCTGCGAACTCAACTATACCCCGGAAAAATCCAATGGTGATATTGAGATCGGTAAGGCAATCAAGATTGCCGAATCTTTCGAAGTATCGAAGGAATTCTGGTCTTTCCTCGTACAGAATGGTTGCATTAAGTCCCCGGAGACATTTATACAGAGCATTCCTCACATGAGCTTTGTATGGGGCGAAAAGAACGTAGAATACCTGAAGAAACGCCAGCAATCGCTGGAAAGCAATAATTTATTCAAGGGGATGCAGTACACCGAAGACAAGGAAGTACTGAAACAATGGATCCCGCTGGTGATGGAAGGACGCGATCCTGCTGACAAGGTAGCTGCTACCCGCATGGACGCTGGTACTGACATCAACTTCGGTGCATTGACCCGCGCGCTCATTGCCTACCTGCAACAACAAAACGGCGTAACGCTGAGTCTTAAACACGAAGTGCGTGATCTGGAACAGGAGAAGGACGGCAGATGGTACCTGAAAGTGAAGAACCTGGAAACAGGCAAGAAAAGGAAACTGCACACGCGCTTCGTCTTCATCGGCGCAGGTGGCGGTTCCCTCCCGCTGCTGGAGAAATCAGACATTCCTGAAGGTAAAGGCTTTGGCGGTTTCCCTGTAAGCGGTCAATGGCTGGTTTGTACCAATCAGGAAGTCGTAGAAAAACACGCTGCAAAAGTATATGGTAAAGCATCTGTAGGCGCGCCTCCGATGTCCGTACCACACCTGGATACCCGTATGATTGATGGCAAGAAAGCCCTCTTATTCGGCCCTTATGCAGGCTTCTCCACCAAATTCCTGAAGAATGGTTCATGGCTCGATCTGCCAAGATCCATCAAGTTCAATAACATCCGTCCGATGCTGGCTGCCGGTATGGACAACCTGCCGCTGACCAAATACCTGATTGATCAGGTACGTCAGTCACCGGAAGAAAGACTGGAAGCCTTACAGGCGTTCCTCCCTGAAGCTAAATTAGAAGACTGGGAACTGGAAGTAGCCGGGCAACGTGTACAGGTGATCAAGAAAGACCCTGAACACGGCGGTATCCTGGAATTCGGTACAGAAGTAGTGAGTGCGGCAGACGGCTCTATCGCTGCGCTGTTAGGCGCTTCTCCGGGAGCTTCTACAGCCGTGTCCATCATGCTGGAACTGCTGCAACGTTGCTTCCCTAAATACCTGGCTACAAAAGAGTGGAAAGATAAACTGACAGAAATGATTCCTTCTTATGGTCAGAAACTGGCGGAAAATCCGACCTTGCTTGAACAGGTGAGAGACTGGTCCAATGCGGTACTGCAACTGAAGAAATAA
- a CDS encoding rubredoxin has translation MSRYTQTVSINFTGGIISPGQLLTILDIAEASRVTQVRFGLRQQLLMEVQGKYVEQFEADCAREQVSWHSYGTAPNITSSYPGAGIFINEGWLTEGIYKDVFSLFDYTPTLKINICDNKQTFTPFFSGHINWIAAGAAHYWHLFIRFPKSSRLFAWPDLIYTNNIAQLSQCIESVLAATPDISNEALYTAVKGQLEYNSKPVTTELELPAFHLPYYEGFNRHENHYWLGIYRRDEEFPVAFLRNLCNICLETKTGQLYATSWKSLIIKNIAPEHRRLWDYILGKYGINVRHAANELNWHVEDDSEDALIIKRHIIRHFDNADVRTYGLCFSIRINPGNNCFGSIVISKQEDKYKSRLKGHHRYDILYTQDFNPNSGTLLPYRTGVAKEHLGPYITSLCREFYDNSAPTDPLLSYVAGQQTVTAIAHTEKAVHQCTRCLTVYDETIGDPDQGIAPGTAFPVLPATYHCSLCDAPRESFTTVPATSLGWLAGTQD, from the coding sequence ATGAGCAGATATACACAGACCGTCAGCATTAATTTCACCGGGGGAATTATTTCTCCTGGTCAGCTGCTGACCATCCTTGATATAGCGGAAGCATCTCGGGTGACACAGGTACGTTTCGGCCTGCGGCAGCAATTGCTGATGGAAGTACAGGGTAAATATGTTGAACAGTTTGAGGCAGATTGTGCGCGTGAACAGGTCAGCTGGCATAGCTATGGTACTGCGCCTAATATTACCAGTTCCTATCCCGGCGCCGGTATCTTCATTAATGAAGGCTGGCTTACAGAAGGGATTTATAAGGATGTATTCTCACTGTTTGACTATACGCCAACATTGAAAATCAACATCTGCGACAACAAACAGACCTTCACCCCTTTCTTTTCAGGGCATATCAACTGGATTGCCGCAGGTGCTGCACATTACTGGCACCTGTTTATCCGTTTCCCGAAAAGCAGCCGCCTGTTCGCCTGGCCTGATCTGATCTACACCAATAACATCGCGCAGCTCAGCCAGTGTATTGAATCAGTACTGGCAGCTACACCCGACATCAGCAATGAAGCCTTATATACGGCGGTAAAGGGACAACTGGAATACAACAGCAAACCAGTAACGACCGAACTGGAACTACCAGCCTTCCATCTGCCTTATTATGAAGGATTTAACCGGCATGAGAATCATTACTGGTTAGGTATCTACCGGCGTGACGAGGAATTCCCGGTAGCATTCCTCCGCAACCTGTGCAATATCTGCCTGGAAACAAAGACAGGACAACTATACGCCACTTCCTGGAAGTCGCTTATCATCAAAAACATTGCACCAGAGCACAGAAGACTATGGGATTATATTCTTGGTAAATACGGGATCAATGTGCGTCATGCCGCCAATGAACTCAACTGGCATGTGGAAGACGACAGTGAAGATGCCCTGATCATCAAAAGACATATCATCCGGCATTTTGATAATGCCGATGTCAGAACATATGGCTTATGCTTCAGTATCCGGATCAATCCGGGTAATAACTGCTTCGGTTCCATTGTGATCAGTAAACAGGAAGACAAATACAAAAGCCGGCTGAAGGGACATCATCGTTACGACATTCTCTATACACAGGATTTTAACCCCAATTCCGGCACCTTATTACCTTACCGCACAGGAGTAGCCAAAGAACATCTTGGGCCCTATATCACGTCCTTATGCAGGGAATTCTATGACAACAGCGCACCGACGGATCCGCTGCTCAGTTATGTAGCTGGTCAGCAGACAGTTACGGCCATAGCTCATACAGAGAAAGCGGTGCATCAATGTACACGCTGTCTGACAGTTTATGACGAAACTATCGGCGACCCCGATCAGGGAATTGCGCCAGGGACGGCGTTTCCAGTCCTTCCAGCTACTTATCACTGCTCACTTTGTGACGCACCACGGGAAAGTTTTACCACTGTCCCTGCAACTTCACTGGGATGGCTGGCCGGCACACAGGATTAA
- a CDS encoding nitrate reductase, producing the protein MTGNHQHNKLPAGSYRSTCCYCGVGCGIVVNRDRQGKITVEGDKDHPVNKGMLCSKGMNLHYTVMDTSDRLYYPEMRYHRQMPRQRVSWDQALERTAAVFKQMIEQYGPDSVAFYASGQCLTEEYYVVNKLIKGFIGSNNIDTNSRLCMSSAVAAYKLSLGEDSVPGCYDDIEQTDCIFVAGANPAWCHPILWRRIEAAKEKNPHMKIIVSDPRVTQSCAIADIHLQLMPGTDIVLHHAIGRLLIEAGHIDHDFIQQHTEGFSKYRDTVMERSISSAAAICGITEDLIYEAAALLGNVRSFMTMWTMGLNQSAVGVNKNLSLINLNLITGKIGKPGCGPFSLTGQPNAMGGREVGGLSNMLPAHRVLDNPAHRKEVEDFWGGTKISDKPGLTATEMFEALNDGRLKAIWIMCTNPLVSLPDARMAEAALQKAKFVVVQEISNKPETVRYADVVLPAAAWTEKEGTMTNAERRVTYLQRVNEAPGEALPDAEIICRFAQKMGFKGFDYTGPADIYAEHSRLTAGTNIDVSGVDYKVLKDKRSLQWPYPAGTTGPGTPRLFTDHHFYTSSTKAIIHSFPDDNRSAPPHPQFPLILTTGRIRDQWHTMSKTGKVSKLKQHIPAPLLEIHPEDARERHIKEADIVEIFSENGTVRVKAQLSTSIKKGVVFLPMHWGKILDNDLNRANNLTHRLVDKISKQPDLKYTAVQVQLYRKPQQRIIIIGAGAGACGFVKSYRELNTTDTITVFSKEDQPFYNRVMLPDYISGTQQWQQLVKMTDDEESMLDIILHRGVSIEKIDREQKTVTDSKGRVHEYDVLILGMGSRAATLKDTPALPGIFTMRNRRDADAFVQHIDPSAGKVMIVGGGLLGIELAASLREMDIEVAVLQRTSKLMDRQLDALGSQLLYEELTDRGIEILYNDEIERFTGLNKLDGIRLKSGRQVTCQAVVMSIGTVPNIELAKASSLLCKRGVIVNEYLMTSDPAIYAIGEIAEFNGTLFGITAAAEQQAAVVARHMAGDLTGYYQGSLFMNILKMHGTDLCSLGMIETPADPAYEEVVFIDKSKRYYKKCVIHNDRLVGAILIGDKSEFLEFRDLIANKIELSEKRLELLRSGKKAAPVLGKLVCSCGSVGEGNICEKIREGSHTLEDVCKASGAGMGCGSCRPEIKAILEKEMPLKKKERAALAALIEINN; encoded by the coding sequence ATGACAGGCAATCATCAACATAATAAACTTCCTGCGGGCAGCTACCGTAGCACCTGCTGTTATTGCGGCGTAGGTTGCGGTATCGTTGTCAACAGGGACAGGCAGGGAAAAATCACAGTAGAAGGAGATAAAGATCATCCGGTTAACAAAGGTATGCTTTGTTCCAAAGGCATGAATCTTCATTACACCGTGATGGACACATCAGACAGGCTTTATTACCCGGAAATGCGTTATCACCGGCAAATGCCGAGACAGCGCGTTTCCTGGGACCAGGCGCTCGAACGCACTGCTGCCGTATTTAAACAGATGATTGAACAATATGGTCCTGATTCAGTTGCTTTCTATGCATCCGGACAATGCCTCACAGAAGAATATTATGTTGTCAATAAACTGATCAAGGGATTCATTGGCAGTAATAATATCGATACAAACTCCAGGCTCTGTATGAGCAGTGCAGTAGCCGCCTATAAATTATCGCTCGGCGAAGACAGCGTACCTGGTTGCTATGATGATATCGAACAGACGGATTGCATCTTCGTAGCAGGCGCTAATCCTGCCTGGTGTCATCCGATCTTATGGCGCAGGATCGAAGCTGCGAAAGAAAAGAATCCGCACATGAAGATCATCGTCAGCGATCCCCGCGTTACACAAAGTTGCGCCATCGCTGATATACACCTGCAACTCATGCCGGGTACCGATATCGTATTACATCATGCTATCGGCCGCCTGTTGATAGAAGCAGGTCATATCGATCACGATTTCATTCAACAACATACAGAAGGTTTCTCTAAATACCGGGACACCGTCATGGAGCGCAGCATCAGCAGCGCAGCTGCCATTTGCGGTATTACAGAAGACCTGATCTATGAAGCCGCAGCGCTGCTGGGCAATGTACGCAGTTTCATGACCATGTGGACCATGGGACTGAACCAGAGCGCTGTAGGCGTTAATAAGAACCTGAGCCTGATCAACCTCAATCTGATCACCGGTAAAATCGGTAAACCCGGCTGTGGCCCCTTCTCTCTTACCGGACAACCCAATGCCATGGGCGGTAGAGAAGTAGGCGGATTATCCAACATGCTGCCGGCACACCGTGTACTGGATAACCCTGCACACCGCAAGGAAGTAGAAGATTTCTGGGGAGGTACGAAAATCTCCGACAAACCGGGTCTTACCGCTACCGAAATGTTTGAGGCACTGAATGACGGAAGACTCAAAGCCATCTGGATCATGTGTACCAATCCGCTGGTAAGTCTGCCGGACGCCCGTATGGCCGAAGCTGCCCTGCAAAAGGCGAAGTTCGTCGTTGTACAGGAGATCTCGAATAAACCGGAAACAGTCCGCTATGCAGATGTCGTATTACCTGCTGCCGCATGGACCGAAAAAGAAGGGACCATGACTAATGCAGAAAGAAGGGTCACTTATCTGCAGCGTGTCAACGAAGCGCCGGGAGAAGCCTTACCGGATGCTGAGATCATCTGCCGCTTCGCACAAAAAATGGGCTTTAAAGGTTTTGATTATACAGGTCCTGCTGACATTTATGCGGAGCACAGCCGCCTGACAGCCGGCACCAATATCGATGTCAGCGGAGTAGATTATAAAGTGCTGAAAGATAAACGCTCCCTGCAATGGCCTTATCCTGCCGGCACGACCGGTCCGGGTACACCCAGACTCTTTACGGATCATCATTTCTATACATCATCCACCAAAGCGATCATACATTCTTTCCCGGATGATAACCGGTCAGCACCACCACATCCACAGTTTCCGCTTATCCTTACTACAGGACGTATAAGGGATCAATGGCACACTATGAGCAAAACAGGTAAGGTGAGCAAGCTGAAACAGCATATTCCTGCTCCCCTGCTGGAAATACATCCGGAAGATGCCAGAGAGCGCCATATTAAAGAAGCAGATATCGTAGAGATATTCAGTGAAAACGGCACAGTACGTGTGAAAGCACAACTGAGCACTTCCATTAAAAAAGGAGTGGTATTCCTCCCGATGCACTGGGGCAAGATACTGGACAATGACCTTAACAGGGCAAACAACCTTACCCACAGGCTGGTGGATAAGATATCCAAACAACCGGATCTGAAATATACGGCGGTACAGGTACAACTCTACCGCAAACCCCAGCAACGTATTATCATCATTGGCGCAGGCGCAGGCGCCTGTGGCTTTGTAAAATCATACAGAGAACTGAATACGACTGATACCATTACCGTATTCAGCAAAGAAGATCAGCCCTTCTATAACAGGGTGATGCTACCTGACTATATCAGCGGCACCCAGCAATGGCAGCAGCTGGTGAAGATGACAGACGATGAAGAATCTATGCTGGACATCATATTACACCGGGGCGTCAGTATTGAAAAGATAGACAGGGAACAAAAAACAGTGACCGACAGTAAAGGCCGCGTACACGAATATGATGTACTCATTCTGGGCATGGGTAGCCGTGCGGCCACACTGAAAGACACACCCGCGCTGCCAGGCATTTTCACCATGCGTAACCGCAGGGATGCAGATGCCTTTGTGCAGCACATAGACCCGTCAGCAGGAAAAGTAATGATTGTAGGCGGCGGACTGCTGGGTATTGAATTAGCTGCTTCACTAAGAGAAATGGATATAGAAGTCGCTGTATTACAGCGTACCTCTAAACTGATGGACCGACAGCTGGATGCCCTGGGCAGCCAGCTGTTGTATGAAGAACTGACGGATCGCGGCATAGAAATCTTATACAATGATGAAATAGAACGCTTTACTGGTCTGAATAAACTGGATGGTATCCGGCTGAAAAGCGGCCGGCAGGTAACTTGTCAGGCAGTAGTCATGTCTATCGGTACCGTTCCGAACATAGAACTGGCCAAGGCATCTTCTTTATTGTGCAAGCGTGGTGTGATCGTCAATGAATACCTCATGACCAGCGATCCGGCTATCTATGCCATCGGAGAAATCGCTGAATTCAATGGTACGCTCTTTGGCATCACAGCAGCAGCAGAACAACAGGCTGCAGTAGTGGCCCGTCATATGGCGGGAGATCTTACCGGTTATTACCAGGGTTCCCTGTTTATGAACATCCTCAAGATGCATGGCACAGACCTTTGTTCACTGGGAATGATAGAAACACCTGCGGACCCGGCTTACGAAGAAGTCGTGTTCATTGATAAATCCAAACGTTATTATAAGAAGTGCGTCATCCACAATGACAGACTGGTAGGCGCTATCCTGATTGGTGACAAATCAGAGTTCCTGGAGTTCAGGGATCTGATCGCCAACAAAATAGAGCTCTCTGAGAAACGACTGGAACTATTACGCTCAGGCAAGAAAGCCGCGCCGGTGCTCGGTAAGCTTGTTTGCAGCTGCGGTAGTGTGGGAGAAGGTAATATCTGTGAGAAGATCAGAGAAGGTAGTCATACACTGGAAGACGTCTGTAAAGCATCCGGCGCCGGTATGGGTTGCGGTAGCTGCCGGCCGGAGATCAAGGCGATCCTGGAGAAGGAAATGCCCCTCAAGAAGAAAGAAAGAGCCGCACTAGCCGCACTTATTGAAATTAACAATTAG